A single genomic interval of Tursiops truncatus isolate mTurTru1 chromosome 1, mTurTru1.mat.Y, whole genome shotgun sequence harbors:
- the LRIF1 gene encoding ligand-dependent nuclear receptor-interacting factor 1 isoform X1: MSNNLQRVFLKPTEEKSGNASHCVSGCMYQVVQTIGSDGKNLLQLLPIPNSSGNLIPLVQSTVMSDALKGNTGNPVQVTFQTQISSSSTSASVQLPIFQPASSSNYFLTRTVDTAEKVRVTSVGTENFTSSVSKVQRHGVKIDGLTMQTFAVSPSSTQNDSSYILVNTQSLPMTVKSPVLPSGHHLQIPAHAEVKSVPASSLPPSVQQKILATATTSTSGTVEASQIPTVIYVSPVNTVKNVVTKNFQNIYPKPVTEIAKPMILNTTQIPMNVAKETQLKGGQHSQAAPVKWIFQENLQPCTPSLVPVKSSNNVASKILKTFVDRKSLGDNTVNLPPLSTISPSGTQSKSMPIKDNALVMFNGKVYLLAKKGTDVLPSQIDQENSVSPDIPPRKDTSQIVSSSPVTEISREVVSIVLAKSKSSQMETKSLSNTQLASMANLRAEKNKKVEKPSLSTPNPHSMNQSINYLKHSKTLFSKPDFPDGFSTGQNSPRKGNIIHSIEKISSSVDATTVTSQQCVFRDQEPKIQNEMASTLEKVTQERNDKNNSQGRSNKASYLNNDAELRKIFGLTKDLSVCLTRIPHHLGSGGGFDSFSCLVKSDTYKETEFIVKEEGRKQSTLQQGFGKKRKAKTNKKMDHTKKRRTESVYNTTVNGGTNVTSSQLVSSILPTSNVSHHNILRGCNKTREEKRSEVEHSTHGNEEKCTLSSNTAFEQSHSFNKNYTEDIFPMTPPELEETIRDEKIRRLKQVLREKEAALEEMRMKMSQK; encoded by the exons TGTTTCAGGCTGCATGTACCAAGTAGTTCAGACGATTGGCTCGGATGGAAAAAATCTTCTGCAATTACTTCCAATTCCTAATTCCTCTGGAAATCTTATACCACTAGTTCAATCTACAGTCATGTCTGATGCTTTGAAAGGGAATACAGGAAATCCAGTTCAAGTTACTTTTCAGACTCAGATTTCCAGCTCCTCCACAAGTGCATCAGTTCAATTGCCCATTTTTCAGCCAGCCAGTTCTTCAAACTATTTTCTTACAAGAACAGTAGACACAGCAGAAAAAGTTAGAGTTACTTCTGTGGGAACTGAAAATTTTACCTCATCAGTTTCTAAAGTTCAGAGGCATGGTGTGAAAATTGATGGACTCACCATGCAAACGTTTGCTGTTTCTCCCTCCTCAACACAAAATGATTCATCTTATATTTTAGTAAATACCCAGAGTCTTCCAATGACTGTGAAGTCTCCGGTTTTGCCTTCTGGGCATCATTTACAGATTCCAGCCCATGCTGAAGTGAAATCTGTACCAGCGTCTTCATTGCCTCCTTCAGTTCAGCAAAAGATACTTGCAACTGCAACCACAAGTACCTCAGGAACAGTTGAGGCCTCCCAAATACCAACTGTTATTTATGTATCTCCTGTAAATACAGTGAAAAATGTAGTTACCAAGAACTTTCAAAACATTTACCCAAAACCTGTTACAGAAATAGCAAAGCCAATGATACTAAACACCACACAGATTCCAATGAATGTTGCTAAAGAGACACAATTAAAAGGTGGTCAGCATTCTCAAGCTGCTCCAGTGAAATGGATTTTTCAAGAGAATCTACAGCCTTGCACTCCATCTCTTGTTCCTGTTAAATCTTCAAATAATGTGgcttcaaagattttaaaaacttttgtagaTAGGAAAAGTTTGGGAGATAATACTGTAAATTTGCCACCATTGAGTACCATCAGTCCTAGTGGGACACAATCCAAAAGTATGCCTATTAAAGATAATGCTTTGGTTATGTTTAATGGGAAAGTCTATCTATTGGCTAAAAAGGGGACAGATGTTTTGCCATCACAAATTGACCAAGAGAATTCTGTTTCTCCTGATATTCCACCAAGAAAAGATACATCACAGATAGTAAGTTCAAGTCCAGTCACAGAAATATCCAGAGAGGTTGTAAGTATTGTTTTGGCTAAAAGTAAATCTTCCCAGATGGAGACAAAATCACTTTCAAATACCCAGCTTGCTTCCATGGCCAATCTAAGggcagagaagaataagaaagtgGAGAAACCATCTCTTTCTACCCCAAACCCACATAGTATGAACCAATCCATTAACTACTTAAAGCACAGTAAGACTTTATTCTCAAAGCCAGACTTTCCAGATGGATTTAGTACAGGACAAAATTCCCCCAGAAAAGGAAATATCATCCACAGCATAGAGAAAATAAGTTCCTCTGTTGATGCAACAACTGTTACTTCACAACAGTGTGTTTTCAGAGACCAAGAACCAAAG ATCCAGAATGAGATGGCATCAACATTAGAAAAAGTTActcaagaaagaaatgacaagaaCAATTCCCAAGGAAGAAGCAATAAGGCATCATATCTGAACAATGATGCTGAACTTAGAAAGATATTTGGTCTCACTAAAGATTTGAGCGTGTGCCTTACTCGGATTCCTCACCATTTGGGCTCTGGAGGAGGTTTTGATTCCTTTAGCTGTTTGGTGAAAAGTGATACTTACAAAGAGACAGAGTTTAtagtgaaggaggaagggagaaaacag TCAACATTGCAACAGGGTTTtggtaagaaaagaaaagcaaaaaccaatAAGAAGATGGATCACACAAAGAAGAGAAGAACTGAGAGTGTTTATAACACAACTGTAAATGGAGGGACTAATGTCACCAGTTCCCAACTCGTTAGCAGTATTTTACCAACTTCAAATGTATCACACCATAACATTCTCAGAGGCTGCAACAAAACCAGGGAAGAAAAGAGATCTGAGGTAGAACACTCTACCCATGGGAATGAAGAGAAATGCACACTGAGTTCAAATACAGCTTTTGAGCAAAGCCATTCCTTCAATAAAAACTATACTGAAGATATTTTCCCCATGACACCACCAGAGTTAGAAGAAACcattagagatgaaaaaataagAAGACTTAAGCAGGTgctgagagaaaaagaagcagcTCTTGAAGAAATGCGTATGAAGATGagccaaaaataa
- the LRIF1 gene encoding ligand-dependent nuclear receptor-interacting factor 1 isoform X2, with product MYQVVQTIGSDGKNLLQLLPIPNSSGNLIPLVQSTVMSDALKGNTGNPVQVTFQTQISSSSTSASVQLPIFQPASSSNYFLTRTVDTAEKVRVTSVGTENFTSSVSKVQRHGVKIDGLTMQTFAVSPSSTQNDSSYILVNTQSLPMTVKSPVLPSGHHLQIPAHAEVKSVPASSLPPSVQQKILATATTSTSGTVEASQIPTVIYVSPVNTVKNVVTKNFQNIYPKPVTEIAKPMILNTTQIPMNVAKETQLKGGQHSQAAPVKWIFQENLQPCTPSLVPVKSSNNVASKILKTFVDRKSLGDNTVNLPPLSTISPSGTQSKSMPIKDNALVMFNGKVYLLAKKGTDVLPSQIDQENSVSPDIPPRKDTSQIVSSSPVTEISREVVSIVLAKSKSSQMETKSLSNTQLASMANLRAEKNKKVEKPSLSTPNPHSMNQSINYLKHSKTLFSKPDFPDGFSTGQNSPRKGNIIHSIEKISSSVDATTVTSQQCVFRDQEPKIQNEMASTLEKVTQERNDKNNSQGRSNKASYLNNDAELRKIFGLTKDLSVCLTRIPHHLGSGGGFDSFSCLVKSDTYKETEFIVKEEGRKQSTLQQGFGKKRKAKTNKKMDHTKKRRTESVYNTTVNGGTNVTSSQLVSSILPTSNVSHHNILRGCNKTREEKRSEVEHSTHGNEEKCTLSSNTAFEQSHSFNKNYTEDIFPMTPPELEETIRDEKIRRLKQVLREKEAALEEMRMKMSQK from the exons ATGTACCAAGTAGTTCAGACGATTGGCTCGGATGGAAAAAATCTTCTGCAATTACTTCCAATTCCTAATTCCTCTGGAAATCTTATACCACTAGTTCAATCTACAGTCATGTCTGATGCTTTGAAAGGGAATACAGGAAATCCAGTTCAAGTTACTTTTCAGACTCAGATTTCCAGCTCCTCCACAAGTGCATCAGTTCAATTGCCCATTTTTCAGCCAGCCAGTTCTTCAAACTATTTTCTTACAAGAACAGTAGACACAGCAGAAAAAGTTAGAGTTACTTCTGTGGGAACTGAAAATTTTACCTCATCAGTTTCTAAAGTTCAGAGGCATGGTGTGAAAATTGATGGACTCACCATGCAAACGTTTGCTGTTTCTCCCTCCTCAACACAAAATGATTCATCTTATATTTTAGTAAATACCCAGAGTCTTCCAATGACTGTGAAGTCTCCGGTTTTGCCTTCTGGGCATCATTTACAGATTCCAGCCCATGCTGAAGTGAAATCTGTACCAGCGTCTTCATTGCCTCCTTCAGTTCAGCAAAAGATACTTGCAACTGCAACCACAAGTACCTCAGGAACAGTTGAGGCCTCCCAAATACCAACTGTTATTTATGTATCTCCTGTAAATACAGTGAAAAATGTAGTTACCAAGAACTTTCAAAACATTTACCCAAAACCTGTTACAGAAATAGCAAAGCCAATGATACTAAACACCACACAGATTCCAATGAATGTTGCTAAAGAGACACAATTAAAAGGTGGTCAGCATTCTCAAGCTGCTCCAGTGAAATGGATTTTTCAAGAGAATCTACAGCCTTGCACTCCATCTCTTGTTCCTGTTAAATCTTCAAATAATGTGgcttcaaagattttaaaaacttttgtagaTAGGAAAAGTTTGGGAGATAATACTGTAAATTTGCCACCATTGAGTACCATCAGTCCTAGTGGGACACAATCCAAAAGTATGCCTATTAAAGATAATGCTTTGGTTATGTTTAATGGGAAAGTCTATCTATTGGCTAAAAAGGGGACAGATGTTTTGCCATCACAAATTGACCAAGAGAATTCTGTTTCTCCTGATATTCCACCAAGAAAAGATACATCACAGATAGTAAGTTCAAGTCCAGTCACAGAAATATCCAGAGAGGTTGTAAGTATTGTTTTGGCTAAAAGTAAATCTTCCCAGATGGAGACAAAATCACTTTCAAATACCCAGCTTGCTTCCATGGCCAATCTAAGggcagagaagaataagaaagtgGAGAAACCATCTCTTTCTACCCCAAACCCACATAGTATGAACCAATCCATTAACTACTTAAAGCACAGTAAGACTTTATTCTCAAAGCCAGACTTTCCAGATGGATTTAGTACAGGACAAAATTCCCCCAGAAAAGGAAATATCATCCACAGCATAGAGAAAATAAGTTCCTCTGTTGATGCAACAACTGTTACTTCACAACAGTGTGTTTTCAGAGACCAAGAACCAAAG ATCCAGAATGAGATGGCATCAACATTAGAAAAAGTTActcaagaaagaaatgacaagaaCAATTCCCAAGGAAGAAGCAATAAGGCATCATATCTGAACAATGATGCTGAACTTAGAAAGATATTTGGTCTCACTAAAGATTTGAGCGTGTGCCTTACTCGGATTCCTCACCATTTGGGCTCTGGAGGAGGTTTTGATTCCTTTAGCTGTTTGGTGAAAAGTGATACTTACAAAGAGACAGAGTTTAtagtgaaggaggaagggagaaaacag TCAACATTGCAACAGGGTTTtggtaagaaaagaaaagcaaaaaccaatAAGAAGATGGATCACACAAAGAAGAGAAGAACTGAGAGTGTTTATAACACAACTGTAAATGGAGGGACTAATGTCACCAGTTCCCAACTCGTTAGCAGTATTTTACCAACTTCAAATGTATCACACCATAACATTCTCAGAGGCTGCAACAAAACCAGGGAAGAAAAGAGATCTGAGGTAGAACACTCTACCCATGGGAATGAAGAGAAATGCACACTGAGTTCAAATACAGCTTTTGAGCAAAGCCATTCCTTCAATAAAAACTATACTGAAGATATTTTCCCCATGACACCACCAGAGTTAGAAGAAACcattagagatgaaaaaataagAAGACTTAAGCAGGTgctgagagaaaaagaagcagcTCTTGAAGAAATGCGTATGAAGATGagccaaaaataa
- the LRIF1 gene encoding ligand-dependent nuclear receptor-interacting factor 1 isoform X3 has product MASTLEKVTQERNDKNNSQGRSNKASYLNNDAELRKIFGLTKDLSVCLTRIPHHLGSGGGFDSFSCLVKSDTYKETEFIVKEEGRKQSTLQQGFGKKRKAKTNKKMDHTKKRRTESVYNTTVNGGTNVTSSQLVSSILPTSNVSHHNILRGCNKTREEKRSEVEHSTHGNEEKCTLSSNTAFEQSHSFNKNYTEDIFPMTPPELEETIRDEKIRRLKQVLREKEAALEEMRMKMSQK; this is encoded by the exons ATGGCATCAACATTAGAAAAAGTTActcaagaaagaaatgacaagaaCAATTCCCAAGGAAGAAGCAATAAGGCATCATATCTGAACAATGATGCTGAACTTAGAAAGATATTTGGTCTCACTAAAGATTTGAGCGTGTGCCTTACTCGGATTCCTCACCATTTGGGCTCTGGAGGAGGTTTTGATTCCTTTAGCTGTTTGGTGAAAAGTGATACTTACAAAGAGACAGAGTTTAtagtgaaggaggaagggagaaaacag TCAACATTGCAACAGGGTTTtggtaagaaaagaaaagcaaaaaccaatAAGAAGATGGATCACACAAAGAAGAGAAGAACTGAGAGTGTTTATAACACAACTGTAAATGGAGGGACTAATGTCACCAGTTCCCAACTCGTTAGCAGTATTTTACCAACTTCAAATGTATCACACCATAACATTCTCAGAGGCTGCAACAAAACCAGGGAAGAAAAGAGATCTGAGGTAGAACACTCTACCCATGGGAATGAAGAGAAATGCACACTGAGTTCAAATACAGCTTTTGAGCAAAGCCATTCCTTCAATAAAAACTATACTGAAGATATTTTCCCCATGACACCACCAGAGTTAGAAGAAACcattagagatgaaaaaataagAAGACTTAAGCAGGTgctgagagaaaaagaagcagcTCTTGAAGAAATGCGTATGAAGATGagccaaaaataa